In Rhipicephalus microplus isolate Deutch F79 chromosome 9, USDA_Rmic, whole genome shotgun sequence, one genomic interval encodes:
- the LOC119163718 gene encoding uncharacterized protein LOC119163718, translated as MGALYPGDCLEDDFEPWLDETSPWIDRVYGLSGDDVSGTDADITHYLTDDELYRTLAFPADYDWSTTVIFKFDVGCPEIWPKLCKFIDLCPEVKFGGWARTKVSYVHLIKTWTVDEADFLIGKREVDIEGIHCRILPVRVVPV; from the coding sequence ATGGGAGCCCTGTACCCGGGAGACTGCCTGGAGGACGACTTCGAGCCGTGGTTGGACGAGACGAGCCCCTGGATCGACCGGGTGTACGGGCTCAGCGGCGACGACGTCTCCGGGACGGACGCCGACATCACGCACTACCTGACGGACGACGAACTCTACCGGACGCTGGCGTTCCCCGCCGACTACGACTGGTCGACCACGGTGATCTTCAAGTTCGACGTCGGCTGTCCCGAGATATGGCCCAAGCTGTGCAAGTTCATCGATCTCTGCCCCGAAGTCAAGTTCGGCGGCTGGGCCCGCACCAAGGTGTCCTACGTGCACCTGATCAAGACGTGGACTGTCGACGAGGCGGACTTTTTGATCGGTAAACGGGAGGTCGACATCGAAGGAATTCACTGTCGTATTCTTCCCGTCAGGGTTGTGCCGGTCTGA